A single region of the Brienomyrus brachyistius isolate T26 chromosome 10, BBRACH_0.4, whole genome shotgun sequence genome encodes:
- the flrt1b gene encoding leucine-rich repeat transmembrane protein FLRT1: MAPDGVAELRDWLFLLLLCLTLLAEVLELAAAAAEAAQEAEREADVACPAVCRCDEGFIYCNDRGLSIIPPLPFSAAVLYLQNNRIDNSGLPTSLEHRVAVRVVYLYDNELDDFPMHLPPSLRELHLQDNNIRTLPRSALARLPLLEKLHLDDNSISTVSIEEQAFADNPRLRLLFLSRNHLSSIPSGLPSSLEELRLDDNRISTIPTHAFRGLSSLRRLVLDGNLLANQRIADDTFSRLSNLTELSLVRNSLQTPPLNLPSAHLQRLYLQDNALTHMPRGSLDGMRRLQRLDLSGNNLTTLPRGLFRDLDGLTQLLARGNPWHCGCNLRWLHDWLHARGSSVTVRGLTCQGPDRVRGMALRDLNVHMEDCEAVGGGLGGSGGAGGGGRVGSPPVTPSSTTMPLPQGSLFTLRSKRPGLRLPDSRLDYPMGGNGAGKTLLLKVKPLTPDTIHITWLATHPAPSFRLSWLRLGNSPAVGSITETLVPGDRREYLLSALQPQSTYIICMVPLAVSSGKGTIAANTDSDETPVCAKTETSDIAEPGSDPDGERSSERLAALPLAGIIGGATALVSLALIFGIFCWYGHRAGYLSTREQATYSRGGASRAGKHYDDYVESGTKKDTSILEIRGPGFQMMPMDAQQPLRPKPREDYIIHTIFPSNGTSLYKSSHQDVANAGYGTNRGYREGGIPDIDYSYT, from the coding sequence ATGGCCCCCGACGGCGTGGCGGAGCTCCGCGACTGGCTCTTcttactgctgctctgcctgacGCTGCTGGCCGAAGTGCTGGAGCTGGCAGCGGCAGCGGCGGAGGCGGCGCAGGAGGCAGAGCGAGAGGCGGATGTGGCGTGTCCCGCCGTGTGCCGCTGCGACGAGGGCTTCATCTATTGCAACGACCGTGGCCTGAGCATCATCCCGCCGCTGCCCTTCTCAGCAGCTGTGCTCTACCTCCAGAACAACCGCATCGACAACAGCGGCCTGCCCACCTCGCTGGAACACCGTGTGGCTGTGCGTGTCGTCTACCTGTACGACAATGAACTGGATGACTTCCCCATGCACCTGCCGCCATCGCTGCGTGAGCTGCACCTGCAGGACAACAACATCCGCACGCTGCCACGCTCGGCACTGGCACGGCTGCCGCTGCTGGAGAAGCTTCACCTGGACGACAACTCCATATCAACGGTGAGCATTGAGGAGCAGGCCTTCGCCGACAACCCGCGACTCCGCCTGCTCTTCCTGTCACGTAACCACCTGTCCAGTATCCCCTCCGGCTTGCCATCCTCTCTGGAGGAGCTCAGGCTGGACGACAACCGCATCTCCACCATCCCAACGCACGCCTTCCGGGGGCTCTCCTCACTACGCCGCCTCGTGCTGGATGGCAACCTACTAGCCAACCAGCGGATCGCCGACGATACCTTCTCGCGCCTCTCCAACCTGACCGAGCTCTCACTGGTGCGCAACTCCCTGCAGACACCACCGCTGAACCTGCCCAGCGCGCATCTGCAGCGCCTCTACCTGCAGGACAATGCTCTCACCCACATGCCTAGGGGCTCCCTGGACGGCATGCGCCGGCTACAGCGGCTTGATCTGTCAGGCAACAATCTGACCACTCTGCCGCGGGGCCTCTTCCGTGACCTGGATGGCCTGACGCAGCTGCTGGCGCGCGGCAACCCATGGCACTGCGGCTGCAACCTACGCTGGCTGCACGACTGGCTGCACGCCCGGGGCTCCTCGGTCACAGTGCGGGGCCTCACTTGCCAGGGCCCCGACAGGGTGCGGGGCATGGCCCTCAGGGACCTCAATGTCCACATGGAGGACTGCGAGGCCGTGGGTGGAGGCCTCGGAGGCTCGGGGggagccgggggtggggggagagtcGGAAGCCCACCTGTCACGCCATCCTCCACTACCATGCCCCTGCCCCAGGGCTCCCTCTTCACGCTGCGCTCCAAGCGCCCAGGGTTGCGGCTCCCGGACTCCCGCCTAGACTACCCCATGGGCGGCAATGGTGCTGGCAAGACTCTGCTGCTCAAAGTGAAGCCACTGACGCCCGACACCATCCACATCACCTGGCTGGCCACGCACCCCGCCCCCTCCTTCCGGCTCAGCTGGCTGCGCCTGGGCAACAGCCCGGCCGTGGGCTCTATAACGGAGACGCTGGTGCCAGGCGACCGGCGCGAGTACTTGCTTAGCGCCCTGCAGCCCCAGTCCACCTACATAATCTGTATGGTGCCGTTGGCTGTGAGCTCTGGCAAGGGCACCATTGCAGCAAACACAGACTCCGACGAGACCCCAGTGTGCGCCAAGACAGAGACCTCGGACATTGCGGAGCCCGGCTCCGACCCTGACGGGGAGCGCAGCTCTGAACGGCTCGCTGCTCTCCCTTTGGCAGGGATCATCGGGGGGGCCACCGCTCTGGTGTCACTGGCCCTCATCTTTGGCATATTCTGTTGGTATGGACACCGGGCCGGCTACCTCTCCACTCGCGAGCAGGCCACCTACAGCCGCGGTGGTGCCTCGCGTGCTGGCAAGCACTATGACGACTATGTTGAGTCGGGCACTAAGAAGGACACCTCCATCCTGGAGATCCGGGGGCCGGGCTTCCAGATGATGCCCATGGATGCCCAGCAACCGCTGCGGCCTAAGCCCCGGGAGGACTACATAATCCACACCATCTTCCCTTCCAATGGCACCAGCCTTTACAAGAGCAGCCACCAGGACGTGGCAAATGCTGGGTACGGCACCAACCGGGGTTACAGGGAAGGGGGCATCCCCGACATAGACTACTCCTACACGtga